The Xanthomonas sontii genome contains a region encoding:
- a CDS encoding sugar MFS transporter → MSRRPLSNTAAIAVVSMIFFTWGGLTSLNDVLIPHLKAVFQMNYAQSMLIQFTFFGAYFLMSVPAGAVVSRVGYKASIVIGLVVAAIGAAMFYPAARLPSYPLFLTALFVLASGITLLQVAANPYISLIGAPEKAPSRLNFAQALNSLGTTVFPWLIGPLILAGAVLGADQLAAMNPEQLSAYRIEQARSVEIPYLMLAGGLLLLAVFVLVMRVPSLREDNDASTESHHSFADALRHPHLLWGVVAIFMYVGAEVSIGSFLINYISGPTTGGLTEAAASHYLPFYWGGAMVGRFAGAALLQFVPARKLLATFAGIASLLLIATMLSTGHVAMWSVIAIGLFNSIMFPTIFTVAIERLGVLTSKASSLLIMGIVGGALVPLAQGALADAIGIQHAFVIPLLCYAYIVWYGLRGSRLSAELAATAPTAAPTARVMH, encoded by the coding sequence ATGAGCCGTCGCCCGCTGTCCAACACCGCCGCCATCGCGGTGGTCAGCATGATCTTCTTCACCTGGGGCGGCCTGACCAGCCTCAACGACGTGTTGATCCCGCATCTGAAAGCCGTGTTCCAGATGAACTACGCGCAGTCGATGCTCATCCAGTTCACTTTCTTCGGCGCCTACTTCCTGATGTCGGTGCCGGCCGGCGCGGTGGTGTCGCGGGTCGGCTACAAGGCCAGCATCGTCATCGGCCTGGTGGTAGCTGCGATCGGCGCGGCGATGTTCTACCCGGCCGCGCGCCTGCCCTCCTATCCGCTGTTCCTGACCGCGCTGTTCGTGCTGGCCAGCGGCATCACCCTGCTGCAGGTGGCGGCCAATCCGTACATCAGCCTGATCGGCGCGCCGGAGAAGGCGCCGAGCCGGCTCAACTTCGCCCAGGCGCTGAACTCGCTGGGCACCACCGTGTTCCCGTGGCTGATCGGCCCGCTGATCCTGGCCGGCGCGGTGCTCGGCGCCGACCAGCTGGCGGCGATGAATCCCGAGCAGTTGTCCGCCTATCGCATCGAGCAGGCGCGCTCGGTGGAAATCCCCTACCTGATGCTGGCCGGCGGCCTGCTGTTGCTGGCGGTGTTCGTGCTGGTGATGCGGGTGCCGTCGCTGCGCGAGGACAACGATGCCAGCACCGAATCGCATCACAGCTTCGCCGACGCGCTGCGCCACCCGCACCTGCTGTGGGGCGTGGTGGCGATCTTCATGTACGTGGGCGCGGAAGTGTCGATCGGCAGCTTCCTGATCAATTACATCTCCGGCCCCACCACCGGCGGCCTGACCGAAGCCGCTGCCAGCCACTACCTGCCGTTCTACTGGGGCGGCGCGATGGTCGGCCGCTTTGCCGGCGCGGCGCTGCTGCAGTTCGTCCCGGCCCGCAAGCTGCTGGCGACCTTCGCCGGTATCGCCTCGCTGCTGCTGATCGCCACCATGCTCAGCACCGGCCACGTGGCGATGTGGAGCGTGATCGCGATCGGCCTGTTCAACTCGATCATGTTCCCGACCATCTTCACCGTGGCCATCGAGCGCCTGGGCGTACTCACCAGCAAGGCCTCCAGCCTGCTGATCATGGGCATCGTCGGTGGCGCCCTGGTGCCGCTGGCGCAGGGCGCGCTGGCCGACGCCATCGGCATCCAGCATGCCTTCGTGATCCCGCTGCTGTGCTACGCCTACATCGTCTGGTACGGCCTGCGCGGTTCGCGCCTGTCGGCGGAGCTGGCGGCGACCGCACCCACCGCCGCGCCGACCGCGCGCGTGATGCACTGA
- a CDS encoding LacI family DNA-binding transcriptional regulator, protein MAPSPADKRVTVSDIAAACGVSRATVSLVLRNSPLVHADTRARVAAEIARQGYVYHRGAASLRGRASNAVALVVNDLANPFFAEFAGGVDAALAEAGYVMLMGSTGESPERQQTVLASLIEHHPAAMILSPTENTDAARLRQLLGPRLPVLLFNRALDGDWPLLVLDNRRGARMATEHLLAQGHRAIAFFGGHRQSSSCAERRAGYREALAAAGIAVDPTWLIECAPTRLEAARQAGALCARDPLPTALVCYNDVVALGLASGLAERGRIAGRDYALIGFDDIPEAAVATPPLSTVAVAPRERGMQAARLVLDALRHRQALPALTIAPARLCLRASSRVALSPVPGVAA, encoded by the coding sequence GTGGCGCCGTCTCCCGCCGACAAACGCGTCACCGTGTCCGACATCGCCGCCGCCTGCGGCGTGTCGCGGGCGACCGTGTCGCTGGTGCTGCGCAACAGCCCGCTGGTGCATGCGGACACGCGCGCGCGGGTGGCGGCGGAGATCGCCCGCCAGGGCTATGTCTACCACCGCGGCGCGGCCAGCCTGCGCGGCCGCGCGTCCAATGCGGTGGCGCTGGTGGTCAACGACCTGGCCAATCCGTTCTTCGCCGAGTTCGCTGGCGGCGTGGACGCGGCGCTGGCCGAGGCCGGCTACGTGATGCTGATGGGCAGCACCGGCGAATCGCCGGAGCGCCAGCAGACCGTGCTGGCCTCGCTGATCGAGCACCACCCGGCGGCGATGATCCTCTCGCCCACCGAGAACACCGACGCGGCGCGGTTGCGCCAGTTGCTGGGGCCGCGCCTGCCGGTGCTGCTGTTCAACCGCGCGCTGGACGGCGACTGGCCGCTGCTGGTGCTGGACAACCGCCGCGGCGCGCGCATGGCCACCGAACACCTGCTGGCGCAGGGCCACCGCGCCATCGCCTTCTTCGGCGGCCACCGCCAGTCCAGTTCCTGCGCCGAGCGCCGTGCCGGCTACCGCGAGGCGCTGGCCGCCGCCGGCATCGCGGTCGACCCGACGTGGCTGATCGAATGCGCGCCGACCCGGCTGGAAGCCGCGCGCCAGGCCGGCGCGCTGTGCGCGCGCGACCCGCTGCCGACCGCGCTGGTCTGCTACAACGACGTGGTCGCGCTGGGCCTGGCCAGCGGCCTGGCCGAACGTGGCCGCATCGCCGGCCGCGACTACGCACTGATCGGCTTCGACGACATTCCCGAGGCCGCCGTCGCCACCCCGCCGCTGTCCACCGTCGCCGTCGCCCCGCGCGAGCGCGGCATGCAGGCCGCGCGCCTGGTGCTGGACGCACTGCGCCACCGCCAGGCCCTGCCTGCGCTTACCATCGCCCCCGCCCGGCTGTGCCTGCGCGCCAGCAGCCGGGTCGCCCTCTCGCCCGTTCCCGGAGTCGCTGCATGA
- a CDS encoding GH92 family glycosyl hydrolase, whose translation MRSSRTLGGVAALLLAALWPIASAVAAAGGDAGERAVAAVDPFIGTGGEGHTYPGATVPFGMVQLSPDTRIQPRKDAYGWAAGYRYDDRSLVGFSHTHFSGTGHSDLGDVLLMPISGAVRLERGDPDTPGSGYSARFRHDDERAEPGYYAVTLDDYKVRAELTASARVGVHRYTYPAGQPAHVLLDLRTSLYDYPGKISWSRLRLRADGTVTGFRETRGWAPGRQLYFALRFSQPLRGHAFHNTEQDIPYKGFPPPGDNDPTQRAQIEGRQLVGSFDFGDALRGPLLVKVAISPVSEDSAIANLDADVPGWDFDGVRRAARAQWAQALGAVEVDAPPAQRTQFYTALYHSLLGPTLFMDSDGRYRGPDNAVHQAQGYTHYSTFSLWDTYRALHPLLTIVQPPQRTNDIVNSLLAHQRESPYGVLPVWAFHGLETWCMIGYHAVPVIADAYMKGIRGYDTDAALKAMVASANYGPYDGIAQYRELGYVPIDEEGEAASKTLEYAFDDWTIARMAKEMGRSEVAAAFAKRAGNWRNAFDPDTGFMRARKRDGAFRTPFDPDASGYGTDYTEGNAWQYSWYVPQDVAGLARAHGGDDKLLARLDQVFDAKVDPKVFAHMEDITGLIGWYAHGNEPSHHVAYLYAYAGQPWRTQARLQQIMRSQYAARPDGLAGNDDMGQMSAWYVFTALGFYPVAPASNQYILGRPFLPRATLALPNGKRFTVIADGLDDAHPYVGSVTLNGRPLNRAFLRHEELMAGGELRFTLQATPNTAWAAAGAERAYSMSE comes from the coding sequence ATGCGCAGCTCGAGGACGCTGGGCGGCGTTGCCGCGCTGCTGCTTGCCGCGCTGTGGCCGATCGCATCCGCCGTCGCAGCGGCGGGCGGTGATGCCGGCGAACGTGCGGTGGCCGCGGTGGACCCCTTCATCGGCACCGGCGGCGAGGGCCACACCTATCCTGGCGCCACGGTGCCGTTCGGCATGGTCCAGTTGAGCCCGGACACGCGCATCCAGCCGCGCAAGGACGCCTACGGCTGGGCGGCCGGCTACCGCTACGACGACCGCAGCCTGGTCGGCTTCTCGCATACGCACTTCTCCGGCACCGGCCACTCCGACCTGGGCGACGTGCTGCTGATGCCGATCAGCGGTGCGGTGCGCCTGGAGCGTGGCGACCCGGACACACCCGGCAGCGGCTACAGCGCGCGCTTTCGCCACGACGACGAGCGCGCCGAGCCGGGCTACTACGCGGTGACCCTGGATGACTACAAAGTGCGCGCCGAACTCACCGCCAGCGCCCGCGTCGGCGTGCACCGCTACACCTACCCGGCCGGCCAGCCGGCGCACGTGCTGCTGGACCTGCGTACCAGCCTGTACGACTACCCGGGCAAGATCAGCTGGTCGCGGCTGCGCCTGCGCGCCGACGGCACCGTCACCGGCTTTCGCGAGACCCGCGGCTGGGCGCCGGGGCGGCAGCTGTACTTCGCCCTGCGCTTCTCGCAGCCGCTGCGCGGCCACGCCTTCCACAACACCGAGCAGGACATTCCCTACAAGGGCTTTCCGCCGCCGGGCGACAACGACCCCACCCAGCGCGCGCAGATCGAAGGCCGGCAACTGGTGGGATCGTTCGACTTCGGCGACGCCCTGCGCGGGCCGCTGCTGGTCAAGGTGGCGATCTCGCCGGTCAGCGAGGACAGCGCCATCGCCAATCTCGACGCCGACGTGCCGGGCTGGGATTTCGACGGCGTGCGCCGCGCGGCACGCGCGCAATGGGCGCAGGCGCTGGGCGCGGTGGAGGTGGACGCGCCGCCCGCGCAACGCACCCAGTTCTACACCGCGCTGTACCACAGCCTGCTCGGCCCGACTCTGTTCATGGACAGCGACGGCCGCTATCGCGGGCCGGACAACGCCGTGCACCAGGCGCAGGGCTACACCCACTATTCGACGTTCTCGCTGTGGGACACCTACCGCGCGCTGCATCCGCTGCTGACCATCGTGCAGCCGCCGCAACGCACCAACGACATCGTCAACTCGCTGCTCGCGCACCAGCGCGAAAGCCCCTACGGTGTGCTGCCGGTGTGGGCGTTCCACGGCCTGGAGACCTGGTGCATGATCGGCTACCACGCGGTGCCGGTGATCGCCGACGCATACATGAAGGGCATCCGCGGCTACGACACCGACGCCGCGCTCAAGGCCATGGTGGCCAGCGCCAACTACGGCCCCTACGACGGCATCGCCCAGTACCGCGAACTGGGCTACGTGCCGATCGACGAGGAAGGCGAGGCCGCCTCCAAGACCCTGGAATACGCCTTCGACGACTGGACCATCGCGCGCATGGCCAAGGAGATGGGCCGCAGCGAGGTCGCCGCCGCCTTCGCCAAGCGCGCCGGCAACTGGCGCAACGCCTTCGACCCCGACACCGGCTTCATGCGCGCGCGCAAGCGCGACGGCGCCTTCCGCACACCGTTCGATCCGGACGCCAGCGGCTACGGCACCGACTACACCGAAGGCAACGCCTGGCAGTACTCCTGGTACGTGCCGCAGGACGTGGCCGGCCTGGCCCGTGCGCACGGTGGCGACGACAAACTGCTGGCGCGGCTGGATCAGGTGTTCGACGCCAAGGTCGATCCCAAGGTGTTCGCGCACATGGAGGACATCACCGGCCTGATCGGCTGGTATGCGCACGGCAACGAGCCCAGCCACCACGTCGCCTATCTGTATGCCTACGCCGGGCAGCCGTGGCGCACCCAGGCGCGGCTGCAGCAGATCATGCGCAGCCAGTACGCGGCGCGCCCGGACGGCCTGGCCGGCAACGACGACATGGGGCAGATGTCGGCCTGGTACGTGTTCACCGCGCTGGGCTTCTACCCGGTGGCGCCGGCCAGCAACCAGTACATCCTCGGCCGCCCGTTCCTGCCGCGCGCCACCCTGGCGCTGCCCAACGGCAAGCGCTTCACGGTGATCGCCGACGGCCTGGACGACGCGCATCCCTATGTCGGCAGCGTCACCCTCAACGGGCGGCCGCTGAACCGCGCGTTCCTGCGCCACGAGGAACTCATGGCCGGCGGCGAACTGCGCTTCACCCTGCAGGCTACGCCCAACACCGCGTGGGCGGCGGCCGGCGCCGAGCGCGCCTATTCGATGAGCGAGTGA
- a CDS encoding IS5 family transposase, with the protein MISLFAGHEREAKRQQIGDPLALLSRHIDFAGIAHVVDAKLSLGTGKRGGRPAWPTQVMIKLLLLQQLYNLSDDALEYQVLDRRSFQQFLGLEHSGKVPDAKTIWVWRERLKTKDLMGDISAAIGEQLQRAGFIARGGQIIDASIVSAPIQRNTREENAQIKQGDDVGQDWSDAKRAQKDMQARWTRKHGVAFYGYKLHASTDRRWGFIRRYDVSAANVHDSRHFEQVLDPDNTGRTVWADSGYADAAREADLKRRGYRPAIQHQGHARKPLSEAAKRRNRRIAKDRVFGEHPFARLAQQGGKFVRCIGLARAKVVIGLKVASHNVMRLARLQERAMAPA; encoded by the coding sequence ATGATCAGCCTGTTTGCCGGCCACGAACGCGAAGCCAAGCGGCAGCAGATCGGCGATCCTCTGGCTCTGCTGTCACGGCATATCGACTTTGCCGGGATTGCTCACGTCGTAGACGCGAAGCTGTCCTTGGGTACTGGCAAGCGCGGTGGCCGTCCGGCTTGGCCGACGCAGGTGATGATCAAGCTGCTGCTGTTGCAGCAGTTGTACAACCTCTCCGACGATGCGCTGGAGTACCAGGTGCTGGATCGGCGCAGCTTCCAGCAATTCCTCGGACTGGAACACAGCGGCAAGGTGCCCGACGCCAAGACGATCTGGGTGTGGCGCGAACGGCTCAAGACCAAGGATCTGATGGGCGACATCAGCGCGGCGATCGGTGAGCAATTGCAACGTGCCGGGTTCATTGCCCGCGGCGGTCAGATCATCGACGCCAGCATCGTCAGCGCTCCGATCCAGCGCAACACGCGCGAAGAGAACGCGCAGATCAAGCAGGGCGATGACGTCGGCCAGGACTGGAGCGATGCCAAGCGTGCGCAGAAGGATATGCAGGCACGTTGGACCAGGAAGCATGGGGTGGCGTTCTACGGCTACAAGCTGCACGCCAGCACGGACCGTCGCTGGGGCTTCATCCGCCGCTACGACGTGAGCGCGGCCAACGTGCACGACAGCCGTCACTTCGAGCAGGTGCTGGACCCGGACAACACCGGCCGCACGGTATGGGCCGATAGCGGGTATGCCGATGCAGCGCGGGAAGCAGACCTGAAAAGGCGTGGTTACCGCCCCGCGATCCAACATCAAGGGCATGCGCGCAAGCCCTTGAGCGAGGCAGCAAAGCGCCGGAACCGTCGAATTGCCAAGGATCGGGTGTTCGGCGAGCACCCGTTTGCGCGCTTGGCCCAACAAGGCGGCAAGTTCGTACGCTGCATCGGCTTGGCGCGGGCAAAGGTGGTGATCGGGCTGAAGGTCGCCAGCCATAACGTGATGCGGCTGGCACGGCTACAGGAGCGGGCCATGGCGCCAGCGTGA
- a CDS encoding maltotransferase domain-containing protein — translation MHVCLLSLSPPHDAAALDAAMAAAQAQGCDHIVLPNPFAQDAQGRLHDPAADDAAGQTQLHHWLQRAEQHGLRVLLDLRIDEIGGGSRLLQEHPHWFRARSSALPDPRAERAAPDIAVGRFASAEEGAGLAQWWSARLVDWLRSGVAGFRVLQPERIPAPLWRTLIDGVHAQAPQARLLAWTPGLGLDALRGLAGAGFDAAFSSLAWWDGRGDWFFDEDSALRALARCVVATVDAETASDTPLPLPRAQRQRLAAAFGGAWAIGAQDTSTEYGQPVPAQHGISEGDASTPAESLPDATTSLRLRPLLRDGALTAVAVEPLDVAPWLVLLNSDRDHLLPVPGPALLRLLGDSEGLLSDHGEPIQGEQGGTLEAGEVRIYRSLPARPVLTAARARTPAEVAAGEARVCIEAVTPSVDDGRFPVKRTVGDRVCVEADAFCDGHDRIAVALLWRAADARTWSSAPMRALGNDRWRGEFPLQRLGRYEFRIEAWRDVYATTHADLEKKRAAGTLLSVDVQEALAQVEAARGRSRGALATRLKAIATRIARTDDLAEKAQLLLEPDTADAMARADAKPFRTEYPMTFRVEAERRAAHFASWYELFPRSQSGDPQRHGTFDDVIARLPHIQAMGFDVLYMPPIHPIGEKNRKGRNNAVTAEPGEPGSPYAIGSAEGGHTEVHPELGGLDGFRRLRAAAAAHGLELALDFAIQCAPDHPWLRDHPDWFTWRADGSIPYAENPPKKYQDIVNVDFYASGAVPALWNALRDAVLFWVNEGVTLFRVDNPHTKPFPFWEWLIAEVRGRHPQVVFLSEAFTRPKPMYRLAKVGFSQSYTYFTWRQHKAELQAYIEELNSGAPSECFRPHFFVNTPDINPLFLQHSGRSGHLIRAALATTLSGLWGMYQGFELCEATPLPGKEEYLDSEKYQLRVWPERAPGDIVEEITRLNLLRRQHPELQSHLGTRFYVAHNEQVLYFGKFLDEAHLARGRSLVLVAVSLDPHAAQNAQIEVPLWELGLPDHASVAVRDLWDGHDFTWYGKTQHIRLDPSRPFSLWRIRAGVPA, via the coding sequence ATGCATGTCTGCCTGCTGTCTCTCTCTCCTCCTCACGATGCGGCCGCGCTGGACGCGGCCATGGCGGCGGCACAGGCACAGGGCTGCGATCACATCGTCTTGCCCAATCCGTTCGCACAGGATGCGCAGGGCCGTCTGCACGACCCCGCAGCCGACGACGCGGCGGGCCAGACACAGTTGCACCACTGGCTGCAGCGGGCCGAACAGCACGGCCTGCGCGTGCTGCTGGACCTGCGCATCGACGAGATCGGTGGCGGCAGCCGTCTGCTGCAGGAACATCCGCACTGGTTCCGCGCACGCAGCTCGGCGCTGCCGGATCCGCGCGCCGAACGTGCCGCGCCGGATATTGCGGTGGGCCGCTTCGCCTCCGCCGAAGAAGGGGCGGGATTGGCGCAGTGGTGGAGTGCGCGTCTGGTCGACTGGCTGCGCAGCGGCGTGGCCGGCTTCCGCGTGCTGCAGCCAGAGCGCATTCCGGCGCCGTTGTGGCGCACGCTGATCGACGGGGTCCACGCACAGGCGCCGCAGGCGCGGCTGCTGGCGTGGACGCCCGGCTTGGGCTTGGACGCCTTGCGCGGCCTGGCCGGTGCCGGCTTCGATGCCGCGTTCTCCTCGCTGGCCTGGTGGGACGGTCGTGGCGACTGGTTCTTCGACGAGGACAGCGCCCTGCGTGCGCTGGCGCGCTGCGTGGTCGCCACCGTCGATGCCGAGACGGCCTCGGATACGCCACTGCCCTTGCCGCGCGCGCAGCGGCAGCGCCTGGCGGCTGCCTTTGGTGGGGCCTGGGCGATCGGCGCGCAGGACACATCGACAGAATACGGGCAGCCCGTGCCTGCGCAGCACGGCATATCCGAGGGGGATGCGTCCACGCCGGCAGAATCGCTGCCCGACGCCACCACGTCGCTGCGCCTGCGCCCGCTGCTGCGCGACGGCGCGCTCACCGCGGTGGCGGTGGAACCGCTGGACGTCGCGCCATGGCTGGTGCTGCTCAACAGCGACCGCGACCACCTGCTGCCGGTGCCCGGGCCGGCGTTGCTGCGCCTGCTCGGCGACAGCGAGGGTCTGCTCAGCGACCATGGCGAGCCGATCCAGGGCGAGCAGGGCGGCACCCTGGAAGCGGGCGAGGTGCGCATCTATCGCAGCCTGCCGGCGCGCCCGGTGCTGACCGCGGCGCGCGCACGCACCCCGGCCGAGGTCGCCGCCGGCGAGGCGCGGGTGTGCATCGAGGCGGTGACGCCGTCGGTGGATGACGGGCGCTTCCCGGTCAAACGCACGGTCGGCGATCGCGTGTGCGTGGAAGCCGATGCGTTCTGCGACGGCCACGACCGCATCGCCGTTGCCTTGCTGTGGCGCGCCGCCGATGCGCGTACCTGGTCGAGCGCGCCGATGCGCGCGCTCGGCAACGACCGCTGGCGCGGCGAGTTCCCGCTGCAGCGCCTGGGCCGCTACGAGTTCCGCATCGAAGCCTGGCGCGACGTCTACGCCACCACCCACGCCGACCTGGAAAAGAAGCGCGCCGCCGGCACCTTGCTGTCGGTGGATGTGCAGGAGGCGCTGGCCCAGGTCGAAGCGGCGCGAGGGCGTAGCCGCGGCGCGCTCGCCACGCGGTTGAAGGCCATCGCCACCCGCATCGCCCGCACCGACGACCTGGCCGAGAAGGCGCAGCTGCTGCTCGAACCCGACACCGCCGACGCGATGGCGCGCGCCGACGCCAAGCCGTTCCGCACCGAATACCCGATGACCTTCCGGGTCGAGGCCGAACGCCGCGCCGCGCACTTCGCCAGCTGGTACGAACTGTTCCCGCGCTCGCAGAGCGGCGATCCGCAGCGCCACGGCACCTTCGACGACGTGATCGCGCGGCTGCCGCACATTCAGGCGATGGGCTTCGACGTGCTGTACATGCCGCCGATCCACCCCATCGGCGAGAAGAACCGCAAAGGCCGCAACAACGCGGTGACCGCCGAGCCGGGCGAACCCGGCAGCCCGTATGCGATCGGCTCGGCCGAGGGTGGGCATACCGAGGTGCATCCCGAGCTGGGCGGGCTCGACGGTTTTCGCCGCCTGCGTGCCGCCGCGGCCGCGCACGGCCTGGAACTGGCCCTGGATTTCGCCATCCAGTGCGCGCCGGACCATCCCTGGCTGCGCGACCACCCCGACTGGTTCACCTGGCGCGCCGACGGCTCCATCCCGTATGCGGAGAACCCGCCGAAGAAGTACCAGGACATCGTCAACGTCGACTTCTACGCCAGCGGCGCGGTGCCGGCGCTGTGGAACGCGCTGCGCGATGCGGTGCTGTTCTGGGTCAACGAGGGCGTCACCCTGTTCCGCGTCGACAACCCGCACACCAAGCCGTTCCCGTTCTGGGAATGGCTGATCGCCGAAGTGCGCGGGCGCCATCCGCAGGTGGTGTTCCTGTCCGAGGCCTTCACCCGGCCCAAGCCGATGTACCGGCTGGCCAAGGTCGGCTTCTCGCAGTCCTACACCTATTTCACCTGGCGCCAGCACAAGGCCGAGCTGCAGGCCTACATCGAGGAGCTCAACAGCGGCGCGCCCAGCGAGTGCTTCCGCCCGCACTTCTTCGTCAACACGCCGGACATCAATCCGCTGTTCCTGCAGCACAGTGGGCGCAGCGGGCACCTGATCCGCGCCGCGCTGGCGACCACGCTGTCCGGGCTGTGGGGCATGTACCAGGGCTTCGAGCTGTGCGAGGCCACGCCGTTGCCGGGCAAGGAGGAATACCTCGACTCGGAGAAGTACCAGTTGCGGGTGTGGCCCGAGCGCGCGCCGGGCGACATCGTCGAGGAGATCACCCGCCTCAACCTGCTGCGCCGCCAGCATCCGGAACTGCAGTCGCACCTGGGCACGCGCTTCTACGTCGCGCACAACGAGCAGGTGCTGTACTTCGGCAAGTTCCTCGATGAAGCGCACCTGGCGCGCGGGCGCAGCCTGGTGCTGGTGGCGGTGAGCCTGGATCCGCATGCGGCGCAGAACGCGCAGATCGAAGTGCCGCTGTGGGAACTGGGCCTGCCCGACCACGCCAGCGTCGCCGTGCGCGACCTGTGGGACGGCCACGACTTCACTTGGTACGGCAAGACCCAACACATCCGCCTCGATCCGTCGCGGCCGTTCTCTCTGTGGCGCATCCGCGCCGGAGTCCCTGCATGA